The Castanea sativa cultivar Marrone di Chiusa Pesio chromosome 4, ASM4071231v1 sequence AGACATATACCCTGATTTTTCAAGAAATGTTATAGTCATGTACTTGTACTCGAGTCTATGCAACTTAGCAGATTATTTTGGCCTTCCTAAGCTTTTTGCTGTTGATGAAATTCctaagttttttgttgttgatgaaATGACATGAATAGAAATGTTGATGAGCAAGATAATTACCAGAGTGGTTTTTCTTTGAAGGAATTCTTCATTGGTTTTCCATTTGCCAAAACGTTGTACTTGGCTGTTGTTTATTGCTTTGTGCATTggatacaacttttttttattattaaattatcttCTTGTGTATTGAATTCCTAATAAATTTTTGTGAACTATCAACAAATACgctatattattatttgaggtgaaaatagaattttccatttgttattaaataagatttttttcaacattataaatcacaaaaaaatgaTTCGGACATAAAACCCCTTTTCAATGAACTAAACTCTACCTACAAAGTTCTGCTGATTAAAAACTTTGAGGATAAATACGAATaggaacaaaagaaaacaattggTGGGGACATGTCCTCCACCCAAATTGCGCGAAACCAACAGATTGTTGGACAAGCTCAGAGAAATTTCgtttacatgcattaatttgacAGAACTGCTTGTTGACTTCGTGTTCCATGCTCTGGAGTCTCAACCAGCGTTCTTGACGGTGCGATGACTTGGAAAATTACTTATCTAGCAGTTTTGACTTggcttcaatttttatatattctttgaaGCTCCAAGAATTAATGGAAATGATCTATTTTCTAATCTGAAATTTCCTGGAAAGGATTTTGTTTCCATATGCCTGTTTCTAAGTGGTTACACGTACGGCTCTTTACGCCTGCGTTTTCTTGCTAAACACTGACTAGCAAATGGATGAAGGGACGGACCCAAGCGGCCCcggcccaaagaaaaaaaaaaaaaaattggatccccctaaaccaaagaaaaaaaaaatttactgattatatttttatttttagaattgtACTTCCCTCTCCCGAAAACGTAGACCCATTCCCTGTTAATTAGCCTAACTCAATTTGTAACTACTcaactcaaaaacttaacaaaacaaaattttaaaataaaaattgcaaattacacttcTAAAATTTGAGAGCGCTTGAATTTTATactccaaaattttaaactttagatTTTACCTCGTAAAGTTCAAAAGTGTTCGAATTTTataccccaaaattttgaaactttagaagtataaaatttaaatacttccAAACTTTATGGAGTAAAATCTAATTACTCCTAATATATAggaggtaaaatctaaattctaaaatatgtaaaatccaaacaccctcaAACGTTGGGTGTTAAAATCCAACTACATCTTCCAAACCAGTTTCAAGGTTCAAGAACTATTGAAATTTTCtggaaattgattttgtttttatcttttaattcgCTTTCTAAGTTGTTACATGTAAGGCCTCTAAAGTCTGCATTTTTTATTGGCAAACACTAACAAGCAAATTAAATTGCTCGTAATTCTAGAGTGTTGAGAGCTCTTTTTCACATAATCTTCGTTTGGTCATTTCTGAATGCTCTTGAAATAAGCAATGGCTCAGACTCAGAGACTGATATCTACTGCTTGAAGTCAATCAAAGATTCACTTGAAGACCCTTACAACCGCCTTAAAGATTCATGGAACTTCAGCAACAAAACCGAAGGTTCCATTTGTAGATTTACCGGAGTTGAATGCTGGCACCCTGATGAGAGTAAggtgttaataaaatttatgtttttaataccTATAGCAATTTCATTACATCAAGAACAAATTCCAGTGTATACGGTGTCAAATTCCATAGTCTCCTGTTACTTTAAAGAGTAAAATCCAATTACTCTTGAAATaaaggggtaaaatccaaattttaaaacatcaaggtgtaaaattcaaatactccAAACGTTAGgagggtaaaatctaaattttaaaacttcagGGTGAAAATTATTGAGAATTTaagataatttttagttttaatagCACTAGTAAAAGtttaagataatttttaattttaatagcACTATTAGTAGGAATTTTCAAAAAGTCTGGCTCCCCTCTAGCTCCGCCGCTGCCGATGTCTTTGTCTCCTTTTCAAATCCATTGACTTCGTATGCAGCATTTGAATTTATCGACTTGCGTTCTTTGACTAGCATCTCTGCTTGACTTGGCAAGTTACACGGTACCCTGAGCCAACTACTATACTAATTCTTTGTAGTACTCAGCCAACTACATCATCCAAACCAGTTTTTTCAAGATTTAAGAACTATTGAAATTTCCTGGAAAttattttgttcttatcttttTCGCTTTCTAAGTAGTTACATATAacgcttcttacgtctgcgttTTATTGGCAAACACTTTAGAAGCAAATTACATGGCTCTTAATTCCAGAGTGTTGTTGAGTGCTCTTTTTTGCATAATCTTTGTTTGGTCATTTCTTGAAATAAGCAACGGCACAGAGACTGATATCTACTGCTTGAAGTCAATAAAAGATTCACTTGAAGACCCTTACAACCGCCTTAAAGATTCATGGAACTTCAGCAACAAAACCGAAGGTTCCATTTGTAGATTTACCGGAGTTGAATGCTGGTACCCTGATGAGAGTAAGGTGTTAAATATCAGACTCAGCGGCATGATGCTCAGGGGCCAGTTCCCTCGGGGCATTAAAAACTGCTCTAGTTTAACAGGGTTAGACCTCTCCGATAATGAACTTTCAGGACCCCTTCCAATTGACATAGCTGAGCTTTTTCCGTATGTCACATCACTCGACCTCTCCGTCAACAAACTTTCTGGCGAAATCCCAAAGAGTATCGGCAATTGCAGTTATCTTAATGTTCTTAAACTTGACAATAACCAGCTCACCGGTGAAATCCCTCCCGAAATGAGCAAACTCAAACGTTTGAGTCGCCTCAATGTTTCTAACAATCAGTTGTCAGGGTCAGTCCCTGTCTTTGACAGTGGACTGATTATAGCCGAGAGCTTTGCTAACAACAAAAAACTATGTGGAGGGCCTTTGGAACCCTGTCCAAAGCGAGGACTGAGATTCGACTTTTCATTCAAAAGTGGGTTTCTAGTTGGTTATCCGGCTTCTGTAGTTACAGCAATGGCTATTTTTATGTACCGCTATGTTGGATGCATGAATGGCAAGCAAAGTAACAAGAAGATGACACGGTCGAACAAGAATAAAAAGGCTGATCAAGTTAACCGGTTGCAAATTAATCGGCGTGTGCAAGAAGGGATCGGAAAGGTACTTACTCTTACTGCTAAAATTAAGAAACTTCTTTTGATTCcttgtttcaaattttggggaaaaactagcctcataattttttatgattgtctcattaaatttattttttacaatttggactaatttaaagagtaatgtatttcaaaattatatttttatttattataagcacaatcataaacaaaatattggaacaatcataaatcatacatataaatttgaacaatcatatttttatttattattggaataatcataaatcatacatataaattttgtcGTACCAAAGGGAAAATAAcacaatttttctcaaaaatttaaaaggcaagttaatgaaaatattcattttttaataaaatttatttataacattttgtaaatcattaaaagaatataaaatttgaaaattattcttttagttttaagaaaactttctcaaaccctattttttctGCCCTACTaatccaaaacaccaaaaaacataattaataaaattaataatgattaattggaccagttaggagaatattttttttgttgaaaatatattaaggttattttctttataGAAATTGCAATTTTGTTCACCCAAaacattttatcaaataaaaaattattagcaaaatctaagaattaaatttctgtatgtgcattgttataaaacaataataataattaaaatacaattacaaaagCTAAAATATCTCACCCATCCGATTAATTTCGTTTGACTAACTTTTgcttttttatgaataaatgaCATTATAGAGTACTTTTAATACAACTAATAAAAGTACTTTGTCCACCCCAAAtgactaaaaattaaacaaaaattagtgaAGTCTCAGCAGTAATAAATGCTacacttcagcttttagatatatctAAAATATAGATATACAAAACCCCACTTGGTTTTTCCTTAAAACACGATATTGTGTAACATTTAACCCCTGCAGGTTTTGGGTGTAACACTTAATCCCTTATGATTTTGATTGAAAAACAAAACCTCATGCTGTAATGTTttcatatgaaaataatatgaaatttgTAATCACATGAGCAACTCTTCACGAATATATAACAATTTGTGTAGAAATTAATGCCACGAGCGGTTAAGTGTTACTCTCAAAACTTCAGGAGTTCCTTGTTTTATAGAAAATCATATGGGGTTTGTTTATTTTCCCCCTTTCCAAAAGAAATTAtctgatttatttttatctattattttttctgAAGTTCAAGACTTAACATAGGTAAGTGAAACAATCTGAAAAATAATGCAATCATACAGCcctataaaatttaaagaatcaCCCATGTGATAAATTATGTGGTAACTTCAAATTAGTACTAATCCATAGTGGCAAATTGTTTAATCCACAGAATTCTCAATTGGAGGGCAATGTTACTAGAATGAATTTTACGAAACTTAGTGAGGCATCTAACAATTTCAGCACAGACAATGCCATTGGGCCAGGAAAGATTGGGGTGACGTACAAAGCAACACTTCCAAATGGTTCACTTCTTGCAGTTAAGAGGTTACATGGCTGTGAATCATTTGAAAAACAATTCATATGTGAGCTATTAGCTTTGGATAGATTGAGACACAATAACATAGTTCCCCTCTTAGGATTCTGCAGAGAGAGGAAGGAAAAGCTTCTAGTGTATCAATATATACCGAATGGCAATCTTTATGATTGGCTACATGCAAGGGAAAGCAATGATAAGATCTTGGAATGGCCTTTGAGGATCAAAATTGCCATAGGGATAGCGAAAGGCTTAGTATGGCTTCACCATAAGTGTAATTTTCGAGTAGTCCATCTTAACTTGAGTTCAAGCTGTATCTTACTTGATAACAAATTTGAGCCCAAGATATCAAATTTTGGAGGGTCAAAAATATCAACTTTTGAAGGGGCAGTGTTCATGGATTCGAATGAGACTGACTCAAGCAATAGCTCTTTTGTAGACAATGGGGTATGGGAGTTGGGTTTTGTCAAAAAGGATGTCTATGACTTTGGACTTTTGCTTGAGCTAATTATAGGGAAGGAACTCAATCAAATCGATAATTATCCAAACAGTTTGAGTGAGAGTTTGGTTGATTGGATTACTCATCTTTTGACAAGTTCTTCCGATGTCTACAGTATCATTGATAAACCTTTGATTGGCCGAGGATTTGATGGTGAAATCTTTCAGTTTCTTAGAATTGCATGCACTTGTCTTAAGCCCTTTCCTGCTCAAAGGCCAACAATGCTTGAATTGTACAATACAATAAGTATTTTGGGGGAGAGATATGGCGTCACAAATGACGCAGAGATATTGCGTCAATCTGAAATTGCAACTGCAAGTATGTCAAACGAAATTGTTGAGGTAGAAATTACATAGACCAATTGAAGCATGGCATACAAAGTGCAAAATTATATTGAGAAAAATCAGAAAACAGATTTTCTTTTGGGTTATGTTTGcttgctataatatttttctatctttttgtcATCATTGCTcctgagaaacaaaaataaaataaagctaTATTAGATTTATTTATTACGACTAAAACACAAAGTTCCATTCTTTTGTGAATGCTCAGTCCACTATATAAATTGTTCTCCATGTTTATCTGCCATCGATTAATTATACTCACGAGTTCAAATTGCCAAAAACACTGATATTTCTTGTGGAAATAAAGTACATTCATCTTGACATTTtatttaggaatggcaacgggttgggttcgggccgggttttttgATACCCGGACCCAACCCATGGGTCTTTTCCTGTTACCCGGACCCggcccgtttaataaacgggtctttttttaagcccaaaacCCAGCCTGTTGGGTCTCCGCAAGCCCCACGGGGCCCGTCCAgccacaaacacaaacacaaacagcAACACAAATTCACCATTCTTATCGGATTGAATCACCATTCTtgcttgtcaaaaaaaaaatcaccattcTTATCACAAACAGCAACACAACTAAACCGACACAAAATATACACATTCATTG is a genomic window containing:
- the LOC142632206 gene encoding probably inactive leucine-rich repeat receptor-like protein kinase At5g48380 produces the protein MALNSRVLLSALFCIIFVWSFLEISNGTETDIYCLKSIKDSLEDPYNRLKDSWNFSNKTEGSICRFTGVECWYPDESKVLNIRLSGMMLRGQFPRGIKNCSSLTGLDLSDNELSGPLPIDIAELFPYVTSLDLSVNKLSGEIPKSIGNCSYLNVLKLDNNQLTGEIPPEMSKLKRLSRLNVSNNQLSGSVPVFDSGLIIAESFANNKKLCGGPLEPCPKRGLRFDFSFKSGFLVGYPASVVTAMAIFMYRYVGCMNGKQSNKKMTRSNKNKKADQVNRLQINRRVQEGIGKNSQLEGNVTRMNFTKLSEASNNFSTDNAIGPGKIGVTYKATLPNGSLLAVKRLHGCESFEKQFICELLALDRLRHNNIVPLLGFCRERKEKLLVYQYIPNGNLYDWLHARESNDKILEWPLRIKIAIGIAKGLVWLHHKCNFRVVHLNLSSSCILLDNKFEPKISNFGGSKISTFEGAVFMDSNETDSSNSSFVDNGVWELGFVKKDVYDFGLLLELIIGKELNQIDNYPNSLSESLVDWITHLLTSSSDVYSIIDKPLIGRGFDGEIFQFLRIACTCLKPFPAQRPTMLELYNTISILGERYGVTNDAEILRQSEIATASMSNEIVEVEIT